Genomic DNA from Cydia amplana chromosome 9, ilCydAmpl1.1, whole genome shotgun sequence:
gtagacagattgggaaagtggaccgatggtactggagggatttttgcgggggaggggaacgtcaaatgtatgcgtaacgtaaaaatagccatgtcagataaacgtcagtccatacattgtgtatgaccgttggccgcctattttcgacagaggggaaagcctgttaatggctactccgtttagttgtatcctccaaggtctaGTGTAAATGCACCCTAAATGATACCCTTTGTTATAGTGTAGAACTTGTAGAAATATCTATCtcattcacatttttctatgaAGGTTGTTATTGGGCTATAGCCGGACGGCTAACAAGACAAGGCATCGTGATGACGCACCGCCCACGATTAGCTTGGTCtaatagccataacacactaccgcaccgcaccaaggtcgtaGTGCGCTGCGGTGGTGTGCTAAGGCTGTAACTCTATATACGATCGTGTGACAGAGACAACATGATAAAATACTATCATGCTTTCCTATCCCTGTCACACgatgttatataaatataacatcaAAACTTATATTTTCTAACAACTTTAAAAACTATCCTTGttctagtaaaaaaaaaacagcaatgGTGACAACTTGACAGTGACACTGACAATTCAAAAGTCAAAACATTAGAGTCGCCGTTACCggctaacattttattttaccaaaacttcatttaaaaataagcaaaaatacccctattaatgtaaaaaatggaTGAAGATCAGCAGGCTTTAGTGAGAAATTTCGATTCAATTAAAGATGTTCCAGAAACCCTACTTTCATACGTCGATAAGTTTGTGAAAATCCAGGTTATAAAAAACAGGTGTTTTACGGGCTTTCTACATTCTATTGATCCTGTGAGTCTTAGGTAATTTACAGCAgatatttgtatgaaaactaCATTAGTATAATTGCTTatgtagttgaaatttggcagtTTTAAGAGATCTTAGTGtataagggcgcgtgtacacggtgccgcctccgcaccttcgcgctatgtacacgagacgcgtaaagcccgccgccgccgccgcaccttcgcgctatgtacacgagactcgtatagcccgccgccgcgccgcagccgcgccgccgccgcgggttttacgcgtctcgtgtggCGGCGCGGCGGAGGGCTTTActcgtctcgtgtacatagcgcgaaggtgcggtggcggcaccgtgtacacgcgccctaatgCTACCACCGTTTATATCAGAAAAAACCTGTTATCTAAATAAAAGCTATTTTAATTTTCAGTGTTATTCTCTCAGTACCTCATGAAGGTAGTTACAGAACCACTGTCATACCTGGGCATGCAGTTCAAGACATAGAAGAGGACACCCCAAGTGATGATATCAAGCCACCTACTCGGAAACCCGTCACAGAGCCAACAGAATCTGACACGATCCAGAGGAAAGCTCGGCTGATAGCCTGGTTTAAAAAGAATTTGTTGCCTTTAACAGAAAATGGAGATGGTTTAATAATCGGGAATGTTAGTGTGCTGCCGCCATATGGCGTGAAAGACATTTGTGCTGAAAATCCGGTGGTTTTTATGCAGATTAGAAAACTAATGGAATCAATGCCTACTGACTTTCAAGCTTAACATATTATTTTGTACTGgtataattgtttgtatatagttatttttaagtcatttttttaaaattatatagaTAGAATAAGATCTGTTTACATCAGTATGCTGTCATGCTTAGCAAATCCACTATACAGTGTATGTGAAAAGTAGTTTAGATGTGTTGTACTTTTCACATTAGActgaattaggtacctatggttATTATAACCAGTGATTGGAATTGGTAGTctttatttacctaaacttaACAAAACGGAAACaagaatactttttttttaatttcacaacttactaagtaaataataatgttataaATGAAGTGAACATAATGCATCCTCTATTTTTGTTCAACACAATCACTAGgctcaaaataaaacaaccaataaaataaatgttgtttttaataacctttttttacaaattaattaaaatacaaattaa
This window encodes:
- the LOC134650699 gene encoding gem-associated protein 6-like, encoding MDEDQQALVRNFDSIKDVPETLLSYVDKFVKIQVIKNRCFTGFLHSIDPVSLSVILSVPHEGSYRTTVIPGHAVQDIEEDTPSDDIKPPTRKPVTEPTESDTIQRKARLIAWFKKNLLPLTENGDGLIIGNVSVLPPYGVKDICAENPVVFMQIRKLMESMPTDFQA